Proteins from a genomic interval of Clostridium sp. M62/1:
- a CDS encoding integrase catalytic domain-containing protein: MLKEIKIGDRIVLFGKLYRILIKHRGLILMIEMNVDKMIFKWEHETVLSAFLNRDEAVIDTSEEARYPIEHLTDDEKASIRMKRDYIEDMLDKLYPNWDDLAKKRTKPELLKLIDQFICTPKYVRKKVREYLQSGRNEYSLMDRRKMIDHSGCSMVKLRGAKPKYYDPNRIENDEKLKSIYDEYFAQFLNSSEKLTIQAVYDEMVAEHFENTALAPPTYRRFNYYVNRRLEENNMTLKQAKMNARERRNNHRLLKGNAQSGVYYPGQMLEIDAVELDNYNVSLRNRSQLVGKGVMYCAVDVYSCCLVACWIGFENNSITGITDLLYTLLDDHTEEAARYGVELTPELFPSRFIPTSIRTDHGAEYESKEFSRMCKEMGINHHFVAPATGSLKGTVEQFFHQFQTLMKSQLVDAGETYRRYNSNHKQKAVLTIEESRSMMYQFVKYFNRQIRPNYPYTREMIESGIVQCPMAIWEYGIRNIQSPRQVTDKNRDMLYFALLRNDIPFRASGKGISYKGLYYWDESSWFLELSMKMNREEKKSIKISGIRYDPRLVDRIYRMENGRLITIPLSFLRDEQKSFLGMSWKEYLELYEMKKENEAAYRPINDQYRREAKKETRKIVDAAKAAKALGSPESKGKNKTTEIRAARKEDGRELVRRDADAKGKLLLPETEVPEPAAVEIRQEAPMQPASMEEFLKMTEELSKFN, from the coding sequence ATGCTGAAGGAAATTAAAATTGGCGACAGAATTGTCCTGTTTGGAAAACTTTACCGTATTCTGATCAAACACAGGGGACTTATTCTGATGATAGAAATGAACGTGGATAAGATGATTTTCAAATGGGAGCATGAGACGGTCCTTTCCGCTTTTCTCAATAGGGATGAAGCTGTAATTGATACAAGTGAGGAAGCACGATATCCCATTGAACACCTTACCGACGATGAAAAAGCGAGTATTCGGATGAAGCGGGACTATATTGAAGATATGTTGGATAAATTGTACCCGAACTGGGATGACCTGGCAAAGAAAAGGACAAAACCGGAACTGTTAAAACTGATTGATCAATTTATCTGTACTCCTAAGTATGTCCGAAAAAAAGTAAGGGAATATCTTCAGTCAGGAAGAAATGAATACTCCTTGATGGATCGAAGGAAAATGATTGACCATAGCGGTTGTTCAATGGTTAAGCTTCGCGGCGCAAAACCAAAATACTATGATCCCAATCGTATAGAGAACGATGAAAAATTAAAATCAATTTATGATGAGTATTTTGCCCAGTTCCTGAACAGCAGCGAAAAGCTGACGATACAGGCCGTATATGATGAAATGGTAGCGGAGCATTTTGAAAATACGGCACTGGCACCTCCTACATATCGCCGTTTTAATTACTACGTCAATCGGAGACTGGAGGAAAATAACATGACCTTGAAGCAGGCAAAGATGAATGCCAGGGAAAGACGCAATAATCATCGGCTGCTCAAAGGAAACGCTCAGTCCGGAGTCTATTATCCGGGACAGATGCTGGAGATCGATGCAGTGGAGCTGGACAATTACAACGTATCCCTTCGGAACCGCAGCCAGCTTGTTGGGAAGGGCGTTATGTACTGCGCGGTGGATGTGTACAGCTGCTGTTTGGTGGCCTGCTGGATCGGATTTGAAAATAACAGCATTACGGGGATAACGGATCTTCTGTACACCCTGCTGGACGATCACACGGAAGAAGCGGCAAGATATGGAGTGGAGCTGACGCCGGAACTTTTCCCGTCCCGCTTTATCCCGACCTCCATCCGGACGGACCATGGCGCGGAGTATGAATCAAAGGAGTTTTCCCGTATGTGCAAGGAGATGGGAATTAACCATCATTTTGTTGCACCGGCTACCGGAAGCCTTAAAGGTACGGTGGAGCAGTTTTTCCATCAGTTCCAGACCCTGATGAAATCGCAGCTTGTGGATGCGGGAGAGACCTACAGACGGTACAATTCCAATCACAAGCAAAAGGCAGTCCTTACCATTGAGGAAAGCCGCAGCATGATGTACCAGTTCGTGAAATATTTTAACCGCCAGATCCGCCCGAATTATCCCTATACCAGGGAGATGATCGAAAGCGGAATTGTTCAATGCCCCATGGCAATCTGGGAATACGGCATTCGGAATATCCAATCGCCGAGGCAGGTGACGGATAAAAACAGGGACATGCTGTATTTCGCCCTGTTAAGAAATGATATTCCGTTCCGTGCTTCGGGGAAAGGCATTTCCTACAAGGGATTGTATTACTGGGATGAGAGCAGCTGGTTTCTGGAACTGAGCATGAAGATGAACCGGGAAGAAAAGAAGTCGATAAAGATTTCCGGAATCCGCTACGATCCGCGTCTGGTGGACCGGATTTACCGGATGGAAAACGGCAGGCTGATCACGATCCCGCTGAGTTTTCTAAGAGATGAGCAGAAGAGCTTCCTGGGAATGTCGTGGAAAGAATATCTGGAACTGTATGAGATGAAGAAGGAGAATGAGGCGGCCTACCGTCCGATCAATGACCAGTACAGGCGGGAAGCGAAAAAGGAAACCCGGAAAATCGTGGATGCGGCAAAAGCGGCGAAGGCCTTGGGCAGTCCGGAATCCAAAGGGAAAAACAAGACCACGGAGATTCGGGCGGCGCGGAAAGAGGATGGCAGG
- a CDS encoding TnsA endonuclease N-terminal domain-containing protein, with protein MKSDKTKLDEKRCLGEGPDYTGFILARESGSIGTAVSVYDPIAGRKVELLSQGEAELFWIIRFWDGVKEIREQMMLAPEIVAEICTEFEFRRPSHILSTDLLVEYENGNMTAYSVKSDRSALFQPNLEPRKQRRILERQKIEQEYWRRHGAEFKIVFRTDLNPVYTRNVEAAMAFYDPRFVNSEEDMLKYLVAHKKIRIDMENGPVPYARLCRELPDIKARYRMALRDGNTGQIRLEGYYAEGN; from the coding sequence GTGAAAAGCGATAAAACGAAGCTGGATGAAAAGAGATGTCTGGGCGAAGGACCGGATTATACGGGATTCATTTTGGCAAGGGAGTCTGGCAGCATCGGAACGGCGGTAAGCGTTTATGATCCGATTGCCGGACGAAAAGTGGAACTGTTATCCCAGGGAGAGGCAGAGCTGTTCTGGATAATCCGATTCTGGGATGGGGTTAAAGAGATTAGGGAACAGATGATGCTGGCGCCGGAGATCGTCGCGGAAATTTGTACGGAATTTGAATTTCGAAGACCTTCCCATATCCTGAGTACGGATCTGCTCGTGGAGTATGAGAATGGGAATATGACCGCATACAGCGTAAAATCAGACCGATCCGCGCTCTTTCAGCCCAACCTCGAACCCAGGAAGCAGAGGCGCATTCTGGAACGGCAGAAGATAGAACAGGAGTATTGGAGACGACACGGGGCAGAGTTTAAAATCGTGTTCCGAACCGATCTGAATCCGGTATATACCCGCAACGTGGAAGCGGCAATGGCATTTTATGATCCCCGCTTTGTAAACAGTGAGGAGGATATGCTTAAATATCTGGTGGCTCACAAGAAAATCCGTATTGATATGGAAAACGGTCCTGTTCCCTATGCAAGATTGTGCAGGGAGCTTCCCGATATAAAGGCCAGATACCGGATGGCTCTGCGGGATGGGAATACCGGACAAATCCGACTGGAGGGATATTATGCTGAAGGAAATTAA
- a CDS encoding helix-turn-helix domain-containing protein: MEINKTLMMERLKKLRQEKGFSQMEASDYVGAGTGTWQQWEIGQRIPRDIAIIAIAAKYNVNVGYICGTTDQRLPDLVTIPRNQLEEGDWEAIQQYLQLTQEEKLFVQQVLEFVRQHR, from the coding sequence ATGGAAATCAATAAAACACTAATGATGGAACGGTTGAAAAAACTGCGGCAGGAAAAAGGATTCAGTCAAATGGAAGCGTCCGATTATGTCGGTGCCGGCACGGGCACCTGGCAGCAATGGGAAATCGGTCAGCGCATACCTCGCGATATCGCCATAATCGCCATTGCCGCCAAGTATAACGTGAATGTCGGCTATATCTGCGGGACGACGGACCAGCGCCTTCCGGATCTGGTAACCATTCCCCGCAATCAGCTGGAAGAAGGGGATTGGGAAGCCATACAGCAGTATTTGCAGCTTACCCAAGAAGAGAAACTGTTTGTTCAGCAGGTGCTTGAATTTGTCAGGCAGCACCGATAG
- a CDS encoding DUF6718 family protein produces MMTEKEKLYDTLLQLGTALREKRVHVYGVGWDLHKEKVEAVCEADKKYMDLPLPEEHKETIERMLEKRMEANECELTLTYVAGILDGISYLRDAGFLDMYVVDSEELSKKTDKKDKRSCFAVAIIPGRDGCFSAQVQDRKQLIDFARKWTDKGVEIYVISRPEAYGEYGPYTFTLSLDLLDGALEGYMERKGDGE; encoded by the coding sequence ATGATGACTGAGAAGGAAAAACTGTATGACACGCTGTTGCAGCTGGGGACGGCCCTGCGGGAGAAACGGGTACATGTGTATGGTGTGGGCTGGGATCTGCACAAAGAGAAAGTGGAAGCAGTCTGTGAGGCGGATAAAAAGTACATGGACCTGCCGCTGCCAGAGGAACATAAGGAAACCATCGAAAGAATGTTGGAGAAACGGATGGAGGCCAATGAGTGCGAGCTGACCCTTACATATGTTGCTGGAATCCTGGATGGGATTTCATATTTGCGAGATGCCGGGTTCCTCGACATGTATGTGGTAGACAGTGAAGAACTCTCTAAAAAGACGGACAAAAAAGATAAGAGAAGCTGCTTTGCGGTGGCGATCATACCGGGCAGGGACGGATGCTTCTCGGCACAGGTACAGGATCGAAAACAGCTGATTGATTTTGCGAGAAAATGGACAGATAAAGGGGTCGAAATCTATGTGATCAGCCGGCCGGAGGCGTATGGGGAGTATGGGCCATATACCTTCACGCTCTCGTTAGACTTGCTGGATGGTGCGCTGGAGGGCTATATGGAAAGAAAAGGGGATGGGGAGTAA
- a CDS encoding helix-turn-helix domain-containing protein gives MMIDRGITVTQLQNWLEIDSCQAVYKWLHGVNLPSVTHLHGLSQILNVKIDEILAVEEEKDDD, from the coding sequence ATGATGATAGACCGGGGGATAACGGTCACGCAGCTCCAGAATTGGCTGGAAATCGACTCGTGTCAGGCAGTCTACAAGTGGCTGCATGGGGTCAACCTGCCGTCGGTAACTCATCTGCACGGGTTAAGCCAGATCCTGAACGTAAAAATCGATGAAATATTGGCTGTTGAGGAGGAAAAGGATGATGACTGA